A portion of the Juglans microcarpa x Juglans regia isolate MS1-56 chromosome 1D, Jm3101_v1.0, whole genome shotgun sequence genome contains these proteins:
- the LOC121267786 gene encoding two-component response regulator-like APRR3: protein MMTGEAAACAGEGIEMERKYGDAENKDVPGDNVVKWERLRVLLVEADYSTRQIITALLRKCSYRVAAVPDGLKAWETLKGGPHNIDLILTEVELPSISGFALLTLVMEHDICKNIPVIMMSSHDSISMVLKCMLKGAADFLIKPVRKNELRNLWQHVWRRHTGTGGHIPQNLAVQQRKVEATFENIAPSNNSSDCVASTLKNIEYSEKESDAHSSCTTPYSEAEGAYMQNMQGPSQKNWSATNLSNSVMGKHGGCAKLDKESVMPDSENGEKSNRSGSEVAPYKEVCNSTALRLRGDHACAESITHNEGVQEETNRGNAGIASKVHGRNDEVVEPSSGAIDLIGTFRNQPKCIYLNSNNKDGCTNKFEFVPHLELSLRRTCSSSSNYQGAEERPTLNHSSASAFSWYDSSKILEPHLPTLSRNWTELEEGGSKSHELSSNQLSRSLNCTFLQLGQEKVSSTIIGPSRQGEPKFPSLQLGTIPVPGTRDDNGCDGYSHVLPVVLYNQSGPPTAWSPKPACQRDQSPLPSSTSVQSNPVIQNSEQGYHHSDETTESSIHQAVHEDNNLEPVEEHRHGSPAVDQNSSLCNGPGDQSKGVAYGSSSKGIDETATVPESWNETGLSIHDGSRRMDSLRSSHREAALTKFRLKRKERCFEKKVRYHSRKRLAEQRPRVKGQFVRQVQTDP, encoded by the exons TTGCAGCAGTTCCTGATGGATTAAAGGCATGGGAGACATTAAAGGGGGGACCTCATAATATTGATCTCATCTTAACCGAAGTCGAATTGCCATCAATATCCGGATTTGCACTTCTTACTTTAGTCATGGAGCATGACATTTGCAAAAATATTCCTGTCATAA TGATGTCTTCACACGACTCAATTAGCATGGTGTTGAAGTGCATGTTAAAAGGTGCAGCTGACTTTCTTATAAAGCCTGTCAGGAAGAATGAGCTTAGGAACCTCTGGCAGCATGTATGGAGAAGGCACACT GGTACTGGTGGACATATTCCTCAAAACTTGGCTGTTCAACAGCGAAAAGTAGAAGccacttttgaaaatattgcacCAAGCAATAACTCAAGTGATTGTGTGGCATCTACACTCAAAAATATCGAATACAGTGAGAAAGAGAGTGATGCCCAT AGCTCTTGTACAACACCTTACTCGGAAGCTGAGGGTGCATACATGCAAAATATGCAGGGTCCTTCGCAGAAAAACTGGAGTGCTACAAATTTGAGCAACTCTGTTATGGGGAAGCATGGGGGGTGTGCTAAGTTGGATAAGGAATCAGTTATGCCTGACAGTGAAAATGGAG AAAAATCAAATAGATCGGGATCAGAAGTTGCACCATACAAGGAGGTTTGTAACTCAACAGCTTTGAGATTGAGAGGAGATCATGCTTGTGCTGAATCAATTACTCACAATGAGGGTGTGCAAGAAGAAACTAACAGAGGCAATGCTGGTATTGCTAGTAAGGTTCACGGCCGCAATGATGAAGTTGTTGAACCTTCTAGTGGAGCTATTGACTTGATTGGTACATTTCGTAATCAACCCAAGTGCATTTATCTGAACAGTAATAATAAAGATGGTTGCACAAACAAGTTTGAATTTGTTCCACATTTGGAACTTTCTTTGAGAAGAACTTGCTCTAGTAGCTCAAATTACCAAGGTGCTGAGGAGAGGCCTACACTGAACCATTCTAGTGCCTCTGCTTTTTCATG GTATGATAGCAGTAAGATACTGGAACCCCATCTTCCGACACTATCTAGAAATTGGACCGAGTTGGAGGAGGGTGGAAGTAAATCCCATGAACTGTCATCTAATCAGCTCTCTCGAAGTCTCAATTGTACTTTTCTTCAGCTCGGTCAGGAAAAAGTGAGCTCTACCATCATTGGTCCTTCCAGGCAAGGTGAACCCAAGTTTCCTAGTCTTCAGCTTGGGACGATTCCTGTCCCAGGCACAAGGGATGATAATGGCTGTGATGGATACAGTCATGTTTTACCAGTGGTGCTTTATAATCAGTCTGGTCCACCCACTGCATGGAGTCCCAAACCAGCCTGCCAGCGAGATCAGTCTCCCCTTCCTTCAAGTACCTCGGTTCAATCCAATCCTGTAATTCAAAACTCAGAACAAGGTTATCACCACTCTGATGAGACTACTGAAAGTTCCATTCACCAGGCTGTACATGAAGATAACAATCTGGAACCTGTGGAAGAACATAGACATGGTTCTCCTGCTGTTGATCAGAATAGTAGTTTATGCAATGGCCCTGGAGATCAGAGTAAGGGCGTTGCATATGGGAGCAGTTCAAAGGGTATAGATGAGACTGCCACTGTCCCTGAGAGCTGGAATGAAACTGGTCTCTCCATTCATGATGGATCAAGAAGAATGGACTCTCTTCGCTCTAGCCATAGGGAAGCAGCTCTCACAAAGTTCCGACTGAAGCGGAAAGAGCGATGCTTTGAAAAAA AGGTTCGCTATCACAGCCGGAAAAGACTGGCGGAGCAACGCCCTCGAGTGAAAGGACAGTTTGTTCGGCAGGTGCAAACTGATCCATGA